One window of the Microvirga mediterraneensis genome contains the following:
- a CDS encoding NuoB/complex I 20 kDa subunit family protein yields MGLISDTQSTLVAPAPRGIIDPNTGKPAGSTDPYFVSINEELSDKGFLVTSTEDLITWARTGSLMWMTFGLACCAVEMMQMSMPRYDVERFGFAPRASPRQSDVMIVAGTLTNKMAPALRKVYDQMPEPRYVISMGSCANGGGYYHYSYSVVRGCDRIVPVDIYVPGCPPTAEALLYGVLLLQKKIRRTGTIER; encoded by the coding sequence ATGGGATTGATCTCCGATACCCAGTCGACCTTGGTCGCTCCCGCGCCAAGGGGCATCATCGACCCCAATACCGGCAAGCCGGCCGGATCGACGGACCCTTATTTCGTCTCCATCAACGAGGAGTTGTCCGACAAGGGCTTCCTCGTGACCTCGACCGAGGATCTGATCACCTGGGCGCGCACGGGCTCGCTCATGTGGATGACCTTCGGCCTGGCGTGCTGCGCCGTCGAGATGATGCAGATGTCCATGCCGCGCTACGACGTCGAGCGGTTCGGCTTCGCGCCGCGCGCCTCGCCGCGCCAGTCCGACGTGATGATCGTGGCCGGTACGCTGACCAACAAGATGGCTCCCGCCCTCCGCAAGGTCTATGACCAGATGCCGGAGCCGCGCTACGTCATCTCCATGGGCTCCTGCGCCAATGGCGGCGGCTATTACCACTATTCCTATTCCGTGGTCCGTGGCTGCGACCGGATCGTTCCGGTCGACATCTACGTGCCGGGCTGCCCGCCGACGGCTGAGGCGCTCCTGTATGGGGTGCTGCTTCTGCAGAAGAAGATCCGCCGCACCGGCACCATCGAGCGCTGA
- a CDS encoding NADH-quinone oxidoreductase subunit C, producing MSADLQALSDHIASSLGEAIENRAIAFDELTIVARREDVVRVATFLRDDPQCRFVCFIDICGADYPARDKRFDVVYHFLAPHHNRRIRLKVETDEVTPVPSLVGLWPAANWFEREAYDLYGILFSGHPDLRRILTDYGFEGHPLRKDFPLTGYVEVRYDDGQGRVVYEPVKLNQEFRNFDFLSPWEGTDYVLPGDEKAKA from the coding sequence ATGAGTGCTGATCTCCAAGCCCTGAGCGATCACATCGCCTCGTCCCTCGGCGAGGCGATCGAGAATCGGGCTATCGCCTTCGACGAGCTGACGATCGTCGCCCGCCGCGAGGACGTCGTCCGCGTCGCGACTTTCCTGCGGGACGACCCGCAGTGCCGGTTCGTCTGCTTCATCGATATCTGCGGCGCCGATTATCCGGCTCGCGACAAGCGCTTCGACGTGGTCTACCACTTCCTCGCGCCGCACCATAACCGGCGCATCCGCCTGAAGGTCGAGACGGACGAGGTGACGCCGGTTCCCTCGCTCGTGGGCCTTTGGCCCGCCGCGAACTGGTTCGAGCGCGAGGCCTATGACCTCTACGGCATCCTGTTCTCCGGCCATCCGGATCTACGCCGGATTCTGACCGATTACGGGTTCGAGGGGCATCCGCTCCGTAAGGACTTCCCGCTCACCGGCTATGTCGAGGTCCGTTACGACGATGGCCAGGGCCGCGTGGTCTACGAGCCGGTGAAGCTCAACCAGGAATTCCGCAACTTCGATTTCCTCTCGCCCTGGGAAGGCACGGACTACGTGCTGCCCGGCGACGAGAAGGCCAAGGCATAA
- a CDS encoding low affinity iron permease family protein — protein sequence MLMSRLFTSFSNWVAQVAGRPITFGVSLLIILVWALSGPLFGFSDTWQLVVNTGTTIVTFLMVFLIQNTQNRDGAAIQAKLDELIRASAAQNVFIGIEHLTQEELDEIRAKCEAKAKAEAAAGQAEAAANRKAAKAAEEATS from the coding sequence ATGTTGATGTCTAGATTGTTTACGAGTTTCTCCAATTGGGTCGCTCAGGTCGCAGGCCGGCCCATCACCTTCGGGGTCAGTCTCCTTATCATCCTTGTCTGGGCTCTCAGTGGTCCCTTGTTTGGGTTCTCCGATACCTGGCAGCTCGTCGTGAACACCGGAACGACGATTGTTACGTTCCTGATGGTGTTCCTGATCCAGAATACCCAGAATCGCGACGGCGCCGCCATTCAGGCCAAGCTTGACGAGTTGATCCGGGCAAGCGCCGCCCAGAATGTGTTCATCGGTATCGAACACCTGACCCAGGAAGAGCTCGATGAGATTCGGGCAAAATGCGAGGCCAAGGCCAAGGCTGAGGCCGCCGCAGGGCAGGCTGAGGCCGCCGCCAACCGAAAAGCGGCGAAAGCGGCGGAAGAGGCCACTTCCTAA
- a CDS encoding integration host factor subunit alpha yields MAGKTITRADLSEAVYQKVGLSRTESAELVERVLAEICDSLASGETVKLSSFGSFIVRSKGERVGRNPKTGVEVPIDPRRVMVFKPSNVLKAHINGETFEGED; encoded by the coding sequence ATGGCTGGCAAGACGATAACGAGAGCGGATCTGAGCGAGGCCGTCTACCAGAAGGTGGGGCTCTCGCGGACCGAATCGGCTGAATTGGTGGAGCGGGTCTTGGCCGAAATCTGCGACAGCCTTGCCTCCGGTGAGACCGTCAAGCTGTCGTCCTTCGGGTCCTTTATCGTGCGCAGCAAGGGCGAGCGCGTCGGCCGCAATCCCAAGACCGGCGTCGAGGTTCCGATCGATCCCCGCCGCGTCATGGTTTTCAAGCCTTCCAACGTCTTGAAGGCGCACATCAACGGCGAGACCTTCGAAGGCGAGGATTGA
- a CDS encoding NADH-quinone oxidoreductase subunit A — protein MTNLLADYLPLVIFIGVSLLIGVALLVAPFIVAYSRPDTEKLSAYECGFNAFDDARMKFDVRFYLVAILFIIFDLEVAFLFPWAITFGNLGWFGFISMMIFLGVLTVGFIYEWKKGALEWD, from the coding sequence ATGACGAATCTCCTCGCCGACTACCTGCCTCTCGTAATCTTCATCGGCGTATCGCTCCTGATCGGGGTGGCGCTGCTCGTGGCTCCGTTCATCGTTGCCTACAGCCGTCCCGATACCGAGAAGCTGTCCGCCTACGAGTGCGGTTTCAATGCCTTCGACGATGCCCGCATGAAGTTCGACGTGCGGTTCTACCTCGTCGCCATCCTTTTCATCATCTTCGACCTCGAAGTGGCATTCCTGTTTCCCTGGGCCATCACGTTCGGGAACCTGGGCTGGTTCGGTTTCATCTCCATGATGATCTTCCTCGGTGTCCTGACGGTCGGATTCATTTACGAGTGGAAGAAGGGGGCCCTGGAATGGGATTGA
- the nuoE gene encoding NADH-quinone oxidoreductase subunit NuoE, with amino-acid sequence MAVRKLAPENMQPESFVLSAETEAFAEKEIAKYPPGRQASAVIALLTKAQEQAGGWLPRKAIEAVAARLDMPVIRVMEVATFYTMFNLEPVGKYFIQFCGTTPCVLRGAGDIKKVLERRVGDQNHVTADGTFSWLEVECLGACSNAPMVQINDDYYEDLTTENFEKLLDDLAAGRPVKVGSQIGRNRSEPFEAVNTLQDPALYDGSVVGAWRKRFEEQAKAAETGETAAAMASVPQEAKAAKPTAGRPIESDVADTPAKRAKEGEKPVSTADQKEAADSSKATKVEPKEAGAQPPPQSGKSYVASPKKEGQAVPASPTTPSAGTPPAQAETRRDGSESKPGVVVDKDNKSS; translated from the coding sequence ATGGCCGTTCGTAAGCTCGCGCCTGAAAACATGCAGCCCGAGAGTTTCGTTCTCTCCGCCGAGACCGAGGCTTTCGCGGAAAAGGAAATCGCCAAGTATCCGCCGGGCCGGCAGGCTTCGGCCGTGATCGCCCTCCTGACCAAGGCTCAGGAGCAGGCCGGCGGCTGGCTGCCCCGCAAGGCCATCGAGGCCGTCGCCGCCCGGCTCGACATGCCGGTGATCCGCGTGATGGAGGTGGCGACCTTCTACACGATGTTCAACCTCGAGCCGGTCGGGAAGTACTTCATCCAGTTCTGCGGCACCACGCCCTGCGTGCTGCGCGGTGCGGGCGACATCAAGAAGGTGCTGGAGCGCCGCGTCGGCGACCAGAACCACGTGACGGCGGACGGGACTTTCTCGTGGCTTGAGGTCGAGTGCCTGGGCGCCTGCTCGAATGCCCCCATGGTGCAGATCAACGACGACTATTACGAGGACCTCACCACCGAGAACTTCGAGAAGCTGCTCGACGATCTCGCAGCCGGCCGTCCCGTGAAGGTCGGATCCCAGATCGGACGTAACCGCTCGGAGCCCTTCGAGGCCGTGAACACCCTTCAGGACCCGGCTCTCTACGACGGCTCCGTCGTAGGCGCCTGGCGCAAGCGCTTCGAGGAGCAGGCGAAGGCCGCGGAAACCGGCGAGACTGCCGCCGCGATGGCGAGCGTGCCCCAGGAAGCCAAGGCCGCGAAGCCGACGGCCGGACGCCCCATCGAGAGCGACGTCGCCGATACTCCGGCCAAGCGCGCCAAAGAGGGCGAGAAGCCGGTCAGCACGGCGGACCAGAAGGAAGCGGCGGATTCCTCCAAGGCCACCAAGGTCGAGCCCAAGGAGGCGGGCGCTCAGCCGCCCCCCCAGAGCGGCAAGTCCTATGTGGCCTCGCCGAAGAAGGAGGGGCAAGCGGTGCCTGCGAGCCCCACGACGCCTTCCGCAGGGACGCCGCCGGCACAGGCGGAGACCCGTCGCGACGGCAGCGAGAGCAAGCCGGGCGTGGTCGTCGACAAAGACAACAAGTCGTCCTGA
- a CDS encoding NADH-quinone oxidoreductase subunit D — protein sequence MGEHNIRNFTINFGPQHPAAHGVLRLVLELDGEVVERVDPHIGLLHRGTEKLIEYKTYVQANPYFDRLDYVAPMNQEHAFCLGVEKLLGIEVPRRAQLIRVLFSEIGRLLSHLLNVTTQAMDVGALTPPLWGFEEREKLMIFYERISGSRMHANYFRPGGVSMDIQPELIDDIEAFCDPFLQVLEDLDTLVIGNRIFKQRNVDIGILTLDDCFRWGFSGPIVRSCGVAWDLRKSQPYECYEEMEFDIPVGKNGDNYDRQVIRMEEMRQSVRIMRQCLTKLRAPDGQGPVATLDGKVAPPSRKDMKRSMEALIHHFKLYTEGFHVPAGEVYAAVEAPKGEFGVYLVSDGTNKPYRCKIRAPGFAHLQGMDFMCRGHMLADVAGILGSIDIVFGEVDR from the coding sequence ATGGGCGAGCATAATATCCGCAACTTCACCATCAACTTCGGCCCGCAGCATCCTGCGGCGCACGGCGTGCTGCGCCTCGTGCTGGAACTGGACGGCGAGGTCGTCGAACGCGTCGATCCGCATATCGGCCTGCTGCATCGCGGCACGGAGAAGCTGATCGAGTACAAAACCTACGTTCAGGCGAATCCCTATTTCGATCGGCTCGACTATGTCGCGCCGATGAACCAGGAACATGCCTTCTGCTTGGGCGTGGAGAAGCTGCTGGGCATCGAGGTGCCCCGGCGCGCTCAGCTGATCCGCGTTCTGTTCTCGGAAATCGGCCGTCTCCTCTCCCACCTCCTGAACGTGACCACGCAGGCCATGGACGTCGGCGCGCTCACGCCGCCTCTCTGGGGCTTCGAGGAGCGAGAGAAGCTGATGATCTTCTACGAGAGGATCTCCGGCTCCCGGATGCATGCCAACTACTTCCGTCCCGGCGGCGTGAGCATGGACATCCAGCCGGAGCTGATCGACGACATCGAGGCCTTCTGCGATCCGTTCCTGCAGGTGCTCGAAGACCTCGACACGCTCGTCATCGGCAATCGGATCTTCAAGCAGCGTAATGTCGATATCGGCATTCTCACGCTGGACGATTGCTTCCGCTGGGGCTTCTCCGGCCCGATCGTCCGCAGCTGCGGCGTCGCCTGGGACCTGCGTAAGTCGCAGCCTTACGAGTGCTACGAGGAGATGGAATTCGACATCCCCGTGGGCAAGAACGGCGACAACTACGATCGTCAGGTCATCCGCATGGAGGAGATGCGCCAGTCCGTCAGGATCATGCGCCAGTGCCTCACCAAGCTGCGAGCGCCGGACGGGCAGGGGCCGGTCGCGACCCTTGATGGCAAGGTTGCTCCGCCGTCGCGCAAGGACATGAAGCGCTCGATGGAAGCGCTGATCCACCACTTCAAGCTCTACACGGAAGGCTTCCACGTCCCGGCGGGCGAGGTCTATGCCGCCGTTGAAGCTCCGAAGGGTGAGTTCGGTGTGTATCTCGTCTCGGACGGCACCAATAAGCCTTACCGTTGCAAGATCCGCGCTCCGGGCTTCGCTCACCTTCAGGGCATGGATTTCATGTGCCGCGGCCACATGCTGGCCGACGTCGCGGGCATCCTGGGCTCCATCGACATCGTGTTCGGCGAAGTCGACCGCTAA
- a CDS encoding MerR family transcriptional regulator, whose protein sequence is MASGVMDKSPDAFRTISEVAEDLDVPQHVLRFWETRFSHIKPLKRGGGRRYYRPDDIDLLKGIRHFLYGEGYTIKGVQRILKEEGVRFVQAIGRGEQSVSSLPAGAGQAAAEDVAPSHGTHLYEEDDTDPMPLRQGLSPETLRGLQAALEELYECDRVLSSLKGTGEVPAVE, encoded by the coding sequence ATGGCGAGCGGCGTCATGGACAAGAGCCCCGACGCATTCCGCACGATCAGCGAGGTCGCCGAGGACCTCGATGTTCCTCAGCATGTGCTGCGCTTCTGGGAGACGCGTTTCAGCCATATCAAGCCGCTGAAGCGCGGCGGGGGACGGCGCTACTACCGCCCTGACGACATTGACCTGCTCAAGGGGATCCGCCACTTCCTCTACGGCGAAGGTTATACGATCAAGGGCGTGCAGCGGATCCTGAAAGAGGAGGGGGTCCGCTTCGTCCAGGCGATCGGGCGCGGCGAGCAGAGCGTCTCCTCGCTTCCTGCCGGGGCCGGTCAGGCCGCCGCCGAGGACGTGGCGCCCTCCCACGGAACCCACCTTTACGAAGAAGATGATACGGACCCCATGCCTCTTCGGCAGGGCCTGTCTCCGGAAACTCTCCGTGGGCTCCAGGCTGCCCTTGAGGAACTCTACGAGTGCGACCGAGTGCTGTCCTCCTTGAAGGGCACGGGCGAGGTCCCGGCGGTCGAGTAA